One Sodalis praecaptivus DNA segment encodes these proteins:
- a CDS encoding ABC transporter substrate-binding protein produces MGKMRIALNAAGLVIMLLCGGRLLAAELTIGRATEPSTLDPQFARTGNNHATAQDIFDRLVETDAHLQIKPSLALSWENRDPLTWDIHLRPGVKFQDGSAFTADDVMFSLERVKTIPKSPAPFSGYLQTIDHYTVVDPLTLRVTTRVPNPSLIEDLGQIYILSRHAAAQATQANFTSGKAVVGTGPYKFVRWLPNDRLLLARNDDYWGAKPPFDKVTVRFIANNAARVSAFLAGAVDIIDAVPATDLARLRQRQDVNIYTIDSGRLIYLGLNQRPGAVPFITDTAGKALAANPLQHVEVRQALSRMIDRQAIVQRLLKGEGTPAAQLVPEGLGGYEPALRPDTPDAAAARALLAKAGYPQGFGITLHSSNDRFAGDNALAQALGQMLARGGLKVNGVSTLPYNVYAGAATRGDYSVYLFSLGTTRSNAGSNLKSLLQTWDAAKGTGNFNRMRYSNPAFDAKLDQALSQFDPARRDALLREAMALAIHDVAIIPLYFQKVTWATRKGITYTANMSEFTTAKDAGVE; encoded by the coding sequence ATGGGCAAAATGCGTATCGCATTAAACGCGGCGGGGCTGGTGATAATGCTATTGTGCGGCGGGCGGCTGCTGGCGGCGGAGCTCACCATTGGCCGGGCAACCGAGCCGTCCACGCTGGATCCGCAATTTGCCAGGACCGGCAACAATCATGCCACGGCACAGGATATTTTTGACCGTCTGGTGGAAACCGACGCCCATCTGCAAATCAAACCGTCGCTGGCGCTGAGTTGGGAAAATCGAGACCCGCTGACTTGGGACATTCATTTGCGCCCGGGCGTGAAATTCCAAGACGGTAGCGCATTTACCGCCGATGATGTGATGTTTTCCCTGGAACGGGTTAAAACCATCCCAAAGAGCCCGGCGCCGTTTAGCGGCTATTTGCAGACTATTGATCATTACACCGTCGTCGATCCTCTGACGCTGCGGGTGACCACCCGGGTGCCGAACCCGTCGCTGATTGAGGATCTAGGGCAGATCTACATCCTGTCCCGCCATGCCGCGGCGCAGGCGACGCAGGCGAATTTCACCTCCGGTAAAGCGGTGGTCGGCACCGGGCCGTATAAATTCGTGCGCTGGTTGCCCAACGATCGGCTGTTGCTGGCGCGCAACGACGATTACTGGGGAGCAAAACCGCCGTTTGACAAGGTTACGGTGCGCTTTATCGCCAATAACGCGGCGCGGGTCTCGGCTTTCCTGGCCGGGGCGGTGGATATCATCGACGCGGTCCCGGCGACGGATCTGGCAAGATTGCGCCAGCGCCAGGACGTCAATATTTACACCATTGATTCGGGTCGCCTGATTTATCTGGGGCTCAACCAGCGTCCGGGCGCCGTGCCCTTTATCACCGACACCGCCGGTAAAGCGCTGGCCGCCAACCCGTTGCAGCACGTTGAGGTGCGCCAAGCCCTTTCGCGCATGATTGACCGCCAGGCCATTGTCCAGCGACTACTGAAAGGCGAAGGGACGCCGGCCGCGCAACTGGTGCCGGAGGGGCTGGGTGGCTATGAACCGGCGCTGCGTCCCGATACGCCCGACGCGGCCGCCGCCCGCGCGCTGCTCGCCAAAGCCGGCTATCCGCAGGGGTTCGGTATTACGCTGCACTCCTCTAACGACCGCTTCGCCGGCGATAACGCGCTGGCTCAGGCGTTAGGCCAAATGCTGGCGCGCGGCGGATTGAAAGTGAACGGTGTCAGCACTTTGCCCTATAACGTCTATGCCGGCGCCGCCACGCGCGGGGATTACAGCGTCTACCTGTTTTCTCTCGGCACCACCCGCTCGAATGCCGGCAGTAACCTGAAATCTTTGCTGCAAACCTGGGATGCCGCAAAAGGTACCGGCAATTTTAACCGCATGCGCTACAGCAACCCGGCGTTTGATGCCAAGCTGGACCAGGCGCTATCGCAATTTGACCCCGCGCGCCGCGACGCACTACTGCGAGAGGCGATGGCTCTCGCCATTCATGATGTTGCCATTATTCCGCTCTATTTCCAGAAAGTGACCTGGGCAACGCGAAAAGGGATTACCTATACCGCCAATATGAGTGAATTTACCACCGCCAAAGACGCAGGAGTCGAATAA
- a CDS encoding CocE/NonD family hydrolase, which yields MTNTEQGQAIRDDVRVYRNIMVTMRDGVRLATDIYLPADDIARPVILERTPYDKSGTPRTEYSAARPTPMTREELAVYFVRAGYAVVWQDCRGRYGSEGEFTKYLAEAEDGYDTQSWLVRQAWCDGRIATTGLSYGAHTQMAAACLNPPGLACMALDSGGFASAYHCGIRQGGAFELKQATWAYNKGAESKLAQTDPHVRNAMAHEDLAAWFTAMPWSKNRSPVRWDPNYEAYLLEQWQRGTFDAFWQKVGIYAAGYYPTLPAIPMILMSSWYDAYVASTLQNYQGLKDARPLTLIMGPWTHGNRVARVFGDVDFGPAAIFDGQVGEDWLSYRRAFFDRCLRPDVAAETPQENVHVFLMGGGDGKKSAEGKLQHGGRWLHAREWPLPNTAPLALYLRDDMSLSAQPPAEPSRLSYRFDPTRPVPTIGGSLTSGEPIFTGGAFDQREDPRFFGCRHPGLPLTARQDVLSFETPPLAQDLAVIGEVLIELVVSTDAPDTDFTAKLVDVYPPSEDYPTGFAMNITDGIFRCRYRHGYENPQLITSEEPFTLRITPFATANLFKAGHRLRLDISSSNFPKYDVNPNSGEPEGSGRCPRSAYNTVHLAPHVCSRLLLQTLPSVARDYPER from the coding sequence ATGACCAACACGGAGCAGGGCCAGGCCATCCGCGACGATGTGAGGGTGTATCGCAATATTATGGTGACAATGCGCGACGGGGTGCGATTGGCCACCGACATTTACCTACCGGCGGACGACATCGCCCGGCCGGTGATCCTCGAGCGCACTCCCTATGACAAGAGCGGCACGCCGCGCACGGAATATTCGGCCGCCCGGCCGACGCCGATGACCCGGGAGGAACTGGCGGTGTATTTCGTCCGCGCCGGCTATGCGGTGGTGTGGCAGGATTGCCGCGGCCGCTATGGCTCGGAAGGGGAATTCACCAAATATCTCGCCGAAGCGGAGGACGGCTATGACACCCAGTCCTGGCTGGTGCGCCAGGCGTGGTGCGATGGCCGTATCGCCACCACAGGACTGTCTTACGGCGCGCATACGCAAATGGCGGCGGCCTGTCTGAACCCGCCCGGGCTGGCCTGTATGGCGCTGGATTCCGGCGGTTTTGCCAGCGCCTATCACTGCGGCATCCGCCAGGGGGGCGCTTTTGAGTTGAAACAGGCGACCTGGGCGTATAATAAAGGCGCGGAGAGTAAACTGGCGCAGACCGATCCTCACGTACGGAACGCCATGGCGCATGAAGATTTGGCGGCCTGGTTCACCGCCATGCCCTGGAGCAAAAACCGCTCGCCGGTACGCTGGGATCCCAATTATGAAGCCTATCTACTGGAGCAGTGGCAGCGCGGCACGTTCGATGCCTTTTGGCAGAAAGTGGGCATTTACGCCGCCGGCTACTACCCAACGCTGCCTGCTATCCCGATGATTCTCATGTCCAGTTGGTATGATGCCTATGTCGCCAGCACGCTGCAAAATTACCAGGGCCTGAAAGACGCCCGGCCACTGACGCTGATAATGGGGCCCTGGACCCACGGCAACCGTGTCGCCCGCGTCTTCGGCGATGTCGATTTCGGCCCGGCGGCGATCTTTGACGGCCAGGTTGGCGAGGATTGGCTGTCTTATCGCCGGGCGTTTTTCGACCGCTGCCTGCGGCCGGACGTTGCCGCCGAAACGCCACAAGAGAACGTCCATGTGTTTTTGATGGGCGGCGGCGACGGCAAAAAGAGCGCCGAGGGCAAATTACAACACGGCGGCCGCTGGCTGCACGCCCGCGAATGGCCGTTGCCCAACACCGCGCCGTTGGCGCTTTATCTGCGCGACGATATGAGCCTGTCGGCGCAGCCGCCTGCAGAACCCTCCCGCCTCAGCTACCGGTTTGATCCGACCCGACCGGTGCCGACCATCGGCGGGTCTCTAACCAGCGGTGAACCTATCTTCACCGGCGGCGCGTTTGACCAGCGTGAGGATCCGCGCTTTTTCGGCTGTCGCCATCCCGGACTGCCGCTTACCGCCCGCCAGGATGTGTTGTCGTTCGAGACGCCGCCGCTTGCGCAGGATTTGGCGGTGATTGGCGAGGTGTTAATTGAGCTGGTGGTGTCGACGGATGCACCGGATACCGATTTCACCGCCAAGCTGGTGGACGTCTACCCGCCAAGTGAAGATTACCCGACCGGTTTCGCCATGAACATTACCGACGGTATTTTCCGCTGCCGCTATCGCCACGGTTATGAAAATCCGCAGCTTATTACGTCCGAGGAACCCTTTACCCTCCGTATTACGCCGTTCGCCACCGCGAACTTATTCAAAGCGGGCCACCGTCTCCGCCTGGATATTTCCTCCAGTAACTTTCCGAAATACGATGTCAATCCCAACAGCGGCGAGCCTGAAGGGAGCGGGCGCTGTCCGCGTAGCGCATACAATACGGTGCATTTAGCGCCGCACGTTTGCAGCCGTCTGCTGCTGCAAACCTTGCCGTCCGTTGCGCGGGATTACCCTGAACGCTGA